The nucleotide sequence TCTGTCCAAGCACTGCTCGCGAAGTACCGTCGGCGGAGGTGGCCGGATGCTGACGCCGCTGCAGGTCGATCCCTCGGCGCTGGCCTCAGGTGTCAACAACGTCTGGGTGTTGACCGTCACCTTCCTGATCTTCTTCATGCACGCCGGCTTCGCCATGCTGGAGGCGGGGCAGGTACGCTCGAAGAACGTCGCCAACCAGCTGACGAAGAACATGCTCACCTGGAGTATCGGCGTCATCGTCTACTTCCTGATCGGGGCCGGCGTCTCCGGGATTGTCGGCGGGGCGGCCGATCCGTTCGCCTACATCACCGGCGGCTCCGACACGTGGATCGGCTGGCTCTTCGGCGCGGTGTTCGCCATGACGGCGGCGACCATCGTCAGCGGGGCCGTCGCCGGCCGCGCGAAACTCCGCGCGTACGTCACGTACACTATCATCCTCTCGGCGGTCATCTACCCCGTCGTGACGGGGCTGACGTGGGGTGGCGGCTACCTCTCGTCGGTGCTCGGCGTCGGGTTCAGCGACTTCGCGGGCGGCATGATCGTCCACGGCATGGGCGGCATCGCCGGCCTCACGGCGGCGTGGGTCCTCGGCCCGCGGATGGACCGCTACAACGACGACGGGAGCGCGAACGTCATCCCCGGCCACTCGATGACCTTCGCCGTGCTGGGGACGCTCATCCTCTGTTTCGGCTGGTACGGCTTCAACGTCGGCACGGCGGCGACGGTGTTCGTCGTCGAGGAAGGCACCATGGCCCTCGGCGCCTTCGCCGACACCGTCGGCCGCGTGGCGCTGACGACGACGCTCGCGATGGGCGCGGGCGCCATCGGCGCCGCCGGCGTCTCGCTGCTCCAGACCGAGAAGGTCGATACGCTCTACGTCGCCAACGGGATGCTCGCCGGCCTCGTCGGCATCACGAGCATCCCCAACCTGTCGACGTGGTGGGGCGCGCTGCTGGTCGGCCTGCTGGCCGGCGGACAGCTCCCCATCGTCTTCAAGTTCGTCGAGAAGCGGCTCAAGATCGACGACGTCTGCGCCGTCTACCCCGTCCACGGGAGCGCCGGCGCGATGGGGTGTATCCTGCTCCCCTTCGTCTCGATCAACGGCTTCTCGACGCAGGTCCTGCTGGCACAGATCGTCAGCGTCACCGTCATCGGCGCCTGGACCATCGCCGCCACCGCGGTCGTGTTCGGTGCGCTGAAGGCCATCGGCCAGGCTCGCGTCGATCCCGACCACGAGCGTGAGGGGCTCGACGTCGCCGAGCACGGCGTCGACACCTACCCCGAGTTCGGCGACCAGCCCGACGCGGTGCCGGACGGCGGCGAGGAGATCCGCACCGACGGCGGCGAGGACGAGCGCGACATCAAGATGGTCGTCGCGATGCTTCGCCCGGAGAAGCTGGGCGACGTGAAACAGGCCATCGCCGAGGTCGGTGCCCCCTCGATCACCGTGACGAACGTCTCCGGCCGCGGCTCCCAGCCCGCGAAGAAGGGCCAGTGGCGCGGCGAGGAGTACACGGTCGACCTCCACCAGAAGGTGAAAATCGAATGCGTGGTCGCGGACGTACCCGCCGAAGACGTCGCCGAGGCCATTCGCGAGAGCGCGAACACGGGCGAACCCGGCGACGGCAAGATCTTCATCATGCCCGTCGACGAGGCGATTCAGGTCCGGACGGGCAAGGAGGGGCCCGACGCGGTCTGAGACCGTCCTCGACGCCGACCCCGATCGCGATCCCGACCGCGACCCGCTCCGGCCCGACGGTCTCCCCTGGTTACGGTTCCGTCGCCGGCGCCGGCTCGCGGTGAGCACCTTTTCTCCGACCCAGTACATTCTTTCCGCCGCCGCACACACCGGTAGGTATGAACCACGAGAACTCCCGCGAGCTGTACGACCGGGCGCTGTCGGTCCTGCCCGGTGGCGTCAACTCGTCGGTCCGAGCGTCGATGCCTTACCCCTTCTTCGTCGAGGACGGCGACGGCGCACACGTCGTCGACGCCGACGGCAACCGCTATCTCGACTACGTGATGGGCTACGGGCCCCTGCTGTACGGCCACGACCTCCCCGACCCCGTCGAGGCGGCGATCCAGTCCCACGCCAGCGCCGGGCCGATGTACGGCGCGCCGACGGAGGTGGAGGTCGACCTCGCGGAGTTCGTGACCCGCCACGTCCCCTCCGTGGAGATGCTCCGGTTCGTCAACTCGGGGACCGAGGCGACGGTCTCCGCGGTCCGTCTGGCGCGGGCGTACACCGGGCGGGACAAGATCGTCGTCATGCAGGGCGGCTACCACGGCGCCCAGGAGTCCACGCTCGTCGAGGGCGGTCCCGACGGCGCTCGACCGTCCTCGCCGGGCATCCCCGAGAGCTTCGCCGAGCATACGATCCCCGTCCCGTTCAACGACACCGACACCATCGCCGACGTGTTCGCGGAACACGGCGACGACATCGCCGCCGTGCTCACGGAGCCGATGCTGGGCAACATGGGCGTGGTGATGCCCGTCGACGGCTTCCACGAGTCGCTTCGCGACCTCTGTGACGAGTACGGCTCGCTGTTGATCTTCGACGAGGTCATCACGGGCTTCCGGGTCGGCGGCCTCGGCTGTGCCCAAAGCGAGTTCGGGATCACGCCCGACCTGACGACGCTCGGCAAGATCGTCGGCGGCGGCTTCCCCGTCGGCGCCGTCGGCGGCCGGGCCGAAATCGTCGAACATCTCACTCCCGGCGGCGACGTGTTCCAGTCCGGCACCTTCTCCGGGCATCCGGTGACGATGGCCGCCGGGCTGGAGACCCTGCGG is from Haloplanus salinarum and encodes:
- the hemL gene encoding glutamate-1-semialdehyde 2,1-aminomutase, whose amino-acid sequence is MNHENSRELYDRALSVLPGGVNSSVRASMPYPFFVEDGDGAHVVDADGNRYLDYVMGYGPLLYGHDLPDPVEAAIQSHASAGPMYGAPTEVEVDLAEFVTRHVPSVEMLRFVNSGTEATVSAVRLARAYTGRDKIVVMQGGYHGAQESTLVEGGPDGARPSSPGIPESFAEHTIPVPFNDTDTIADVFAEHGDDIAAVLTEPMLGNMGVVMPVDGFHESLRDLCDEYGSLLIFDEVITGFRVGGLGCAQSEFGITPDLTTLGKIVGGGFPVGAVGGRAEIVEHLTPGGDVFQSGTFSGHPVTMAAGLETLRYAAENDVYDHVNALGEQLRAGITDILEERAPEYTVVGTGSIFKTIFTREGRGGEGRCEAGCRQREDCPNYDACPKTGADVAAAETNRWERVFWQEMKDRGIFLTANQFEAQFVSYAHTEADVQRTLDAYQDAL
- a CDS encoding ammonium transporter — translated: MLTPLQVDPSALASGVNNVWVLTVTFLIFFMHAGFAMLEAGQVRSKNVANQLTKNMLTWSIGVIVYFLIGAGVSGIVGGAADPFAYITGGSDTWIGWLFGAVFAMTAATIVSGAVAGRAKLRAYVTYTIILSAVIYPVVTGLTWGGGYLSSVLGVGFSDFAGGMIVHGMGGIAGLTAAWVLGPRMDRYNDDGSANVIPGHSMTFAVLGTLILCFGWYGFNVGTAATVFVVEEGTMALGAFADTVGRVALTTTLAMGAGAIGAAGVSLLQTEKVDTLYVANGMLAGLVGITSIPNLSTWWGALLVGLLAGGQLPIVFKFVEKRLKIDDVCAVYPVHGSAGAMGCILLPFVSINGFSTQVLLAQIVSVTVIGAWTIAATAVVFGALKAIGQARVDPDHEREGLDVAEHGVDTYPEFGDQPDAVPDGGEEIRTDGGEDERDIKMVVAMLRPEKLGDVKQAIAEVGAPSITVTNVSGRGSQPAKKGQWRGEEYTVDLHQKVKIECVVADVPAEDVAEAIRESANTGEPGDGKIFIMPVDEAIQVRTGKEGPDAV